A genome region from Mammaliicoccus sp. Marseille-Q6498 includes the following:
- a CDS encoding acetyl-CoA carboxylase carboxyltransferase subunit alpha gives MLEFEKPLEEIKEKISSLKAYQEKHDVNLSDEIEMLEATFIKEAEKVYENLKPWDRVQVARLQERPTTLDYIPYIFDDFIELHGDRNFRDDPALIGGLAYFNGIPVTVIGHQRGKDTKDNIYRNFGMAHPEGYRKALRLMKQAEKFNRPILTFIDTKGAYPGKAAEERGQSESIAKNLVEMASLSVPVISIVIGEGGSGGALGLGVTNRLLMLENSTYSVISPEGAAALLWKDSNLAQMAAETMKITAPDLYDLEVVDEVIKEPFGGAHKQIENQASLIKTSIDNHLNELLQLSPEALVEDRFNKYRNIGSYID, from the coding sequence ATGCTTGAATTTGAAAAGCCATTAGAAGAAATTAAAGAAAAAATTAGTTCTCTAAAAGCATATCAAGAAAAACATGATGTAAATTTATCAGATGAAATTGAAATGTTAGAAGCAACTTTTATAAAAGAAGCTGAAAAAGTATATGAAAATTTAAAACCATGGGATAGAGTTCAAGTTGCTAGATTACAAGAAAGACCTACTACTCTAGATTATATCCCATATATTTTTGATGATTTTATAGAATTACATGGAGATAGAAATTTTAGAGATGATCCAGCTTTAATTGGTGGTTTAGCTTATTTTAATGGTATTCCGGTAACAGTTATCGGTCATCAAAGAGGTAAAGATACTAAAGATAATATATATCGTAATTTCGGCATGGCGCATCCAGAAGGTTACCGTAAAGCGTTAAGATTAATGAAACAAGCTGAAAAGTTTAATAGACCTATTCTTACGTTTATTGATACGAAAGGTGCATATCCTGGTAAAGCTGCAGAAGAACGTGGACAAAGTGAATCTATAGCTAAAAATTTAGTAGAGATGGCATCATTATCTGTACCAGTTATTTCAATTGTAATTGGTGAAGGTGGAAGCGGTGGTGCACTTGGTTTAGGTGTTACAAATCGTCTGTTAATGCTAGAAAACAGTACATATTCTGTTATTTCTCCAGAAGGTGCTGCGGCATTGTTATGGAAAGATTCAAATTTAGCACAAATGGCAGCTGAAACGATGAAAATTACTGCACCAGATCTATATGATTTAGAAGTTGTAGATGAAGTGATTAAAGAACCATTTGGTGGTGCACACAAGCAAATAGAAAATCAAGCATCATTAATAAAAACTTCAATAGACAATCATCTAAATGAATTGTTACAATTATCTCCTGAAGCATTAGTAGAAGATAGATTTAATAAATACCGAAATATAGGTAGTTATATCGATTAA
- the pfkA gene encoding 6-phosphofructokinase, with protein sequence MKKIAVLTSGGDSPGMNAAVRAVVRKAIYHDIEVYGVYQGYLGLINDNIKQLDLGSVGDMIQRGGTFLYSARCPEFKEKEVRAKAIKNLEKRGIEGLVVIGGDGSYRGAQRLSEEAKNLKTIGVPGTIDNDINGTDFTIGFDTALNTIIDSVDKIRDTASSHERTFIIEVMGRDAGDLALWSGLAGGAETILIPEVKSDIEEIAEKIQHGMDRGKKHSIIVCAEGVMTGNQCGEELKKFINIDTRVSCLGHIQRGGSPTGMDRVLASRLGGYAVELLMQGTSAKAVGIQQNQLTCTAFDEIFQSEHIIDEKMIELANQLSI encoded by the coding sequence ATGAAAAAAATTGCAGTGTTAACGAGTGGTGGAGATTCTCCGGGGATGAATGCAGCTGTGCGTGCTGTTGTACGTAAAGCAATTTATCATGATATTGAAGTTTATGGTGTTTATCAAGGTTATCTTGGTTTAATAAACGATAATATTAAACAACTCGATTTAGGTTCGGTTGGAGATATGATTCAACGAGGTGGCACATTCTTATATTCTGCAAGATGTCCGGAGTTCAAAGAAAAAGAAGTCCGTGCAAAAGCAATCAAAAACCTTGAAAAAAGAGGTATCGAAGGTTTAGTTGTTATTGGTGGCGATGGCAGTTATAGAGGCGCACAAAGATTAAGTGAAGAAGCTAAAAACTTAAAAACGATTGGTGTACCAGGAACGATAGATAATGATATAAATGGTACGGATTTCACTATTGGTTTTGATACTGCACTTAACACTATAATTGATTCTGTCGATAAAATTAGAGATACAGCATCTAGTCATGAACGTACATTTATCATTGAAGTAATGGGTAGAGATGCTGGAGATTTAGCATTATGGTCAGGTCTTGCAGGTGGTGCAGAAACTATTTTAATTCCAGAAGTAAAGTCGGACATTGAAGAAATTGCCGAAAAAATTCAGCACGGTATGGATCGCGGGAAAAAGCATTCCATCATTGTTTGTGCTGAAGGTGTTATGACTGGAAATCAATGTGGAGAAGAATTAAAGAAATTTATTAACATTGATACACGTGTTTCTTGTCTAGGACATATTCAACGAGGTGGTTCGCCAACTGGTATGGATAGAGTTTTAGCATCACGTTTAGGCGGTTATGCTGTAGAATTACTTATGCAAGGAACGAGTGCAAAGGCTGTTGGTATTCAACAAAATCAACTAACTTGTACGGCTTTTGATGAAATATTCCAATCAGAGCACATTATTGATGAGAAAATGATTGAAT